The Nakamurella deserti genome contains a region encoding:
- a CDS encoding DUF72 domain-containing protein — protein MPVLIGTSGWQYNDWAWRFHQGVPKRRWFEHTMTWFRTTELNVSFYRLPPLTTFQGWRARSPDDAIITVKASRYLTHIKKLAEPEEPVARLMGRAEGLGPKLGPILVQLPPTLQVDVGALARTLDAFPAGTRVAVEVRHESWWIDEVRQLLEERRACWVWVDRGGQPWGPLWRTTDWGYLRLHWGDADPAPNYHRHSLAAWVRRWVDVSEDWQDFFVYFNNDGRCAAVDNAITFAEEVRWAGRTASRVPGIRPDSWS, from the coding sequence ATGCCGGTGCTGATCGGAACGTCGGGCTGGCAGTACAACGACTGGGCGTGGCGCTTCCACCAGGGGGTTCCCAAGCGGCGCTGGTTCGAGCACACCATGACCTGGTTCCGCACCACCGAGCTCAACGTCAGCTTCTACCGGCTGCCCCCACTGACGACGTTCCAGGGCTGGCGGGCGCGCAGCCCCGACGACGCGATCATCACGGTGAAGGCGTCGCGCTACCTGACCCACATCAAGAAGCTGGCCGAGCCGGAGGAGCCGGTGGCCCGGCTGATGGGCCGCGCCGAGGGACTCGGACCGAAGCTCGGGCCGATCCTGGTGCAGCTGCCGCCGACGCTGCAGGTCGACGTCGGCGCGCTGGCCCGCACGCTCGACGCGTTCCCGGCCGGCACCCGCGTCGCCGTCGAGGTGCGCCACGAGAGCTGGTGGATCGACGAGGTGCGGCAGCTGCTGGAGGAACGTCGGGCCTGCTGGGTGTGGGTGGACCGCGGTGGGCAGCCGTGGGGCCCGCTGTGGCGCACCACCGACTGGGGTTATCTGCGGCTGCACTGGGGTGACGCCGACCCGGCACCGAACTACCACCGGCACAGCCTGGCCGCCTGGGTACGCCGCTGGGTCGACGTCAGCGAGGACTGGCAGGACTTCTTCGTCTACTTCAACAACGACGGCCGGTGCGCGGCGGTGGACAACGCGATCACCTTCGCCGAGGAGGTGCGGTGGGCGGGCCGGACGGCGTCGCGGGTGCCGGGCATCCGGCCCGACAGCTGGAGCTGA
- a CDS encoding septum formation family protein, with protein MAPTLTVQAPVRPAGGRRGLGVLILAAAVVLVLVASAALDRGVPGTPTARPLPPPPPVGSCLDLTRTSVSVVPCGAPHHAEVLQTWPAGTIPEGVGDFRSVAAYPFGGGGQVSTAGCAAAQTEWVHPADLPGAAFWNPTSPVVDSQLLAAPPSERTPTRGWAACILVAPDRQPVTGSLRGTDAAAPPSRLSSCVQAATNAWGPVTLTCDQPHRIEVLASFRIRSVFDEAQRFTGMPDDDTLAAACTDLAAAVTGASDPTFGGRLQVSAVSLFPASIREIDAVDPAGNAVRTYIPLPQCVVELFGEGTLTGTVVGLGAGALPLG; from the coding sequence ATGGCGCCGACGCTCACCGTGCAGGCCCCGGTTCGACCCGCCGGCGGGCGCCGCGGGCTCGGCGTCCTGATCCTGGCCGCCGCCGTCGTCCTCGTCCTGGTTGCCTCGGCCGCGCTCGACCGGGGCGTGCCCGGCACCCCGACCGCGCGACCGCTGCCGCCGCCGCCGCCGGTCGGCAGCTGTCTGGACCTGACGCGCACATCGGTGTCGGTGGTGCCGTGCGGGGCTCCGCACCACGCGGAGGTGCTGCAGACCTGGCCCGCCGGGACGATCCCGGAGGGCGTCGGCGACTTCCGGTCCGTCGCGGCCTACCCGTTCGGCGGCGGCGGTCAGGTCAGCACCGCGGGATGCGCGGCGGCGCAGACGGAATGGGTGCACCCGGCGGACCTGCCGGGCGCGGCGTTCTGGAACCCGACGAGCCCGGTGGTCGACAGTCAGCTCCTGGCCGCGCCGCCGTCGGAACGCACCCCGACCCGGGGGTGGGCCGCCTGCATCCTGGTCGCCCCGGACCGGCAGCCGGTCACCGGCAGCCTGCGTGGCACCGACGCCGCGGCGCCGCCGAGCCGGTTGAGCAGCTGTGTGCAGGCCGCCACCAACGCCTGGGGGCCGGTCACGCTGACGTGCGACCAGCCGCACCGCATCGAGGTCCTCGCGTCGTTCCGCATCCGGTCCGTCTTCGACGAGGCGCAGCGTTTCACCGGGATGCCCGACGACGACACCCTCGCCGCCGCCTGCACCGATCTGGCCGCGGCGGTCACCGGCGCATCGGACCCCACGTTCGGCGGCCGCCTGCAGGTCAGCGCGGTCTCGCTGTTCCCGGCCTCGATCCGCGAGATCGACGCCGTCGACCCGGCCGGCAACGCCGTCCGCACCTACATCCCGTTGCCGCAGTGCGTCGTCGAGCTCTTCGGCGAGGGCACCCTGACCGGCACCGTCGTGGGCCTCGGCGCCGGCGCGCTCCCGTTGGGCTGA
- a CDS encoding DIP1984 family protein — protein sequence MKLAEALMIRADLQRRVDQLRSRIVANARFQEGEEPSEDAAALIVEVSALLDRIESLVVAVNLTNAATRIGDGRTMTAALAHRETLRSRHSVLTSAANAAHGADGGYRQMRSELRQISALPVAELRRRADDTARDLRELDVQIQRTNWEVDLREEDA from the coding sequence GTGAAGCTCGCCGAGGCCCTGATGATCAGGGCGGACCTGCAGCGCCGCGTCGACCAGCTGCGGTCGCGGATCGTGGCCAACGCCCGGTTCCAGGAGGGCGAGGAACCGTCCGAGGACGCCGCAGCGTTGATCGTCGAGGTGTCGGCGCTGCTCGACCGCATCGAGTCGCTGGTGGTCGCGGTCAACCTGACCAACGCCGCCACCCGGATCGGCGACGGCCGCACGATGACCGCCGCGCTGGCCCACCGCGAGACCCTGCGGTCCCGGCACTCGGTGCTGACCTCCGCCGCCAACGCCGCCCACGGCGCCGACGGCGGCTACCGGCAGATGCGCAGCGAGCTCCGGCAGATCTCCGCGCTCCCGGTGGCCGAGCTGCGCCGGCGCGCCGACGACACCGCCCGCGACCTGCGTGAGCTGGACGTGCAGATCCAGCGGACCAACTGGGAGGTCGACCTGCGGGAGGAAGACGCGTGA
- the pyrF gene encoding orotidine-5'-phosphate decarboxylase: MTAASGTPFGERLAAAMRERGPLCAGIDPHRALLSAWDLPVTVAGLERFAMTTVEALGAEVAVLKPQSAFFEVFGSAGVAVLEKVLAAAADAGALTLLDVKRGDIGSTMGAYAQAYLADGAPLAADAITVSPYLGFGSLDPALDLAAETGRGVFVLALTSNPEGPQVQHAAGAGGVLVAQQIADAAAARNAGAAPLGSVGLVVGATVGETGVHLGRVNGPLLAPGIGAQGATAADLRTVFGDDLGAVLPSSSREILGGGPSVAGLRDAARRTIDEVRAALG; this comes from the coding sequence ATGACCGCCGCTTCCGGAACACCGTTCGGCGAGCGGCTGGCCGCCGCGATGCGTGAGCGGGGGCCGCTGTGCGCGGGCATCGACCCGCACCGCGCGCTGTTGTCGGCCTGGGACCTGCCCGTCACGGTCGCCGGTCTCGAGCGGTTCGCGATGACCACGGTGGAGGCGCTCGGCGCCGAGGTCGCCGTGCTCAAGCCGCAGTCGGCGTTCTTCGAGGTCTTCGGCAGCGCCGGTGTCGCGGTGCTGGAGAAGGTGCTGGCCGCCGCGGCCGACGCCGGCGCGCTGACGTTGCTGGACGTGAAGCGGGGCGACATCGGCTCCACGATGGGTGCCTACGCGCAGGCCTACCTCGCCGACGGGGCGCCGTTGGCCGCCGACGCCATCACGGTGTCGCCCTACCTCGGGTTCGGGTCGCTGGACCCCGCCCTGGATCTGGCCGCCGAGACCGGCCGCGGTGTCTTCGTCCTGGCCCTGACGTCCAACCCGGAGGGCCCGCAGGTGCAGCACGCGGCGGGCGCCGGGGGAGTGCTGGTCGCCCAGCAGATCGCCGACGCCGCGGCCGCGCGCAACGCGGGCGCCGCCCCGCTGGGTTCGGTCGGGCTCGTCGTCGGGGCCACCGTCGGCGAGACGGGCGTGCACCTGGGCCGCGTCAACGGACCGCTGCTGGCGCCGGGCATCGGCGCCCAGGGGGCCACCGCCGCCGACCTGCGCACCGTCTTCGGCGATGACCTCGGCGCGGTGCTGCCCAGCAGCAGCCGCGAGATCCTGGGCGGCGGGCCGTCGGTCGCCGGGTTGCGCGACGCGGCCCGGCGCACGATCGACGAGGTCCGCGCCGCCCTCGGCTGA
- a CDS encoding quinone-dependent dihydroorotate dehydrogenase, with the protein MTVLERGYTAAVRPVLFRLGRGDAELAHHRTLHALHAIGRRPRARAAVQRLLSADRSPRRVFGVTFPSVVGVAAGMDKDGSALNAWPALGFGFTEVGTVTAHPQPGNERPRLFRLVGSQGVVNRMGFNNAGARRLAARLDDVGPLPTPLGISIGKSKVTPVHGAVEDYLTSLRMLHAYADYIAVNVSSPNTLGLRALQEKRPLTELLGALTGEAADLAGDGGRPVPILVKIAPDLSDSAIGEVLQVCADTGVAGVIATNTTVGRDGIVARDLVPAGEPGGLSGAPLTVRAREVVRFVTGHTDLPVIGVGGIMSADDGLAMLDAGASLLQIYTGLIYRGPGLVRAINTAVAARD; encoded by the coding sequence GTGACCGTCCTCGAGCGCGGTTACACCGCGGCGGTCCGGCCGGTGCTGTTCCGGCTCGGCCGCGGCGACGCCGAGCTGGCCCACCACCGCACGCTGCACGCCCTGCACGCCATCGGCCGGCGCCCGCGGGCCCGCGCGGCCGTGCAGCGGCTGCTGTCGGCCGATCGGTCTCCGCGCCGGGTGTTCGGCGTGACCTTCCCGTCCGTGGTCGGGGTGGCCGCCGGGATGGACAAGGACGGCAGCGCGCTGAACGCCTGGCCCGCACTGGGTTTCGGGTTCACCGAGGTCGGCACCGTGACCGCGCACCCGCAGCCGGGCAACGAACGGCCGCGGCTGTTCCGGCTGGTCGGCTCGCAGGGCGTGGTCAACCGGATGGGGTTCAACAACGCCGGCGCGCGCCGGCTCGCCGCCCGCCTGGACGACGTGGGGCCGCTGCCCACGCCGCTCGGCATCTCCATCGGCAAGTCCAAGGTCACCCCGGTGCACGGGGCGGTCGAGGACTACCTGACGTCGCTGCGGATGTTGCACGCCTACGCCGACTACATCGCGGTCAACGTGTCCTCGCCCAACACCCTGGGACTGCGAGCCCTGCAGGAGAAGCGGCCGCTCACCGAGCTCCTCGGTGCGCTGACCGGCGAGGCGGCCGACCTGGCCGGTGACGGTGGCCGCCCGGTGCCGATCCTGGTCAAGATCGCCCCGGACCTGTCGGACTCCGCGATCGGCGAGGTGCTCCAGGTCTGCGCCGACACCGGGGTGGCCGGCGTCATCGCGACCAACACCACCGTCGGCCGCGACGGCATCGTCGCCCGCGACCTGGTGCCCGCGGGGGAGCCCGGTGGCCTCTCTGGCGCCCCGCTGACCGTCCGGGCCCGCGAGGTGGTGCGGTTCGTGACCGGCCACACCGACCTGCCGGTGATCGGCGTCGGCGGCATCATGAGCGCCGACGACGGGCTGGCCATGCTGGACGCCGGGGCGTCTCTGCTGCAGATCTACACCGGGCTGATCTACCGCGGGCCGGGGCTGGTCCGCGCGATCAACACCGCCGTCGCCGCCCGCGACTGA
- the carB gene encoding carbamoyl-phosphate synthase large subunit, with translation MPRRTDLNHILVIGSGPIVIGQACEFDYSGTQACRVLREEGLRVSLINSNPATIMTDPEFADATYIEPITAEFVEKVIIDQRDQGFPVDAILATLGGQTALNTAIALDEAGILQKYDVELIGADIPAIQRGEDRQIFKDIVREIGGDVPDSAVCHSMEEVRATVEKLGLPVVIRPSFTMGGLGSGLAYTPDDLERIASIGLAASPVHEVLIEESVLGWKEYELELMRDGADNAVVVCSIENIDPMGVHTGDSMTVAPAMTLTDREFQKMRDVGFQVLRAVGVATGGCNIQFAIHPDTGRMIVIEMNPRVSRSSALASKATGFPIAKIAAKLAIGYLLGEIANDITKATPAAFEPSLDYVVVKIPRFAFEKFPGADPTLTTTMKSVGEAMSIGRSFAEAFGKALRSMETKNLGFFTTPDPDGETVDALLAAAAVPTDGRIFQVERALRLGASVAQVHDATGIDPWFLDQIVLIQSVAAEVTAAEELSADLLRKAKRYGLSDLQIARVRSTATAVVSEKSIREVRRALGVRPVYKTVDTCAAEFEAFTPYHYSAYETDPAAESEVAPQTERPKVIILGSGPNRIGQGIEFDYSCVHAAMALRDAGYETVMVNCNPETVSTDYDTSDRLYFEPLTAEDVLEVIAAEQESGTVAGVIVTLGGQTPLKLAGILEEEGVPLLGTSPDAIDLAEDRARFGALLAEAGLPAPSFGMATSFDDASAVAARIGYPVLVRPSYVLGGRGMEIVYDEPSLADYISRATEITDTAPVMVDRFLDDAIEIDVDALCDGTDVYLGGVMEHIEEAGVHSGDSACVLPPITLGHSDIEKVRRYTERIALDGGVRGLLNVQYALKGETLYVLEANPRASRTVPFSSKATAVPLAKAAARIMTGSTIAELRSEGMLMPHGDGGTLPDGAPVAVKEAVMPFHRFRRPDGTGVDTVLGPEMRSTGEVMGIDAAFGPAFAKSQTGSYGSLPLKGTVFVSVANRDKRSMVFPIKRLADIGFTVVATAGTAEMLRRNGMAVQVVRKHFEGAGNVVEMIRAGEIDLVINTPYGQSGTRVDGFEIRTAAVSADIPCITTVAGAAAAIQGIEAMVRGNVGVASLQNLQARLRAAVEKADVAAAAASAAVS, from the coding sequence ATGCCGCGCCGCACCGACCTGAACCACATCCTGGTCATCGGCTCCGGGCCGATCGTCATCGGCCAGGCCTGCGAGTTCGACTACTCGGGCACCCAGGCCTGCCGGGTCCTCCGCGAGGAGGGTCTGCGGGTCAGCCTGATCAACTCCAACCCGGCCACGATCATGACCGACCCGGAGTTCGCCGACGCCACCTACATCGAGCCGATCACGGCCGAGTTCGTGGAGAAGGTCATCATCGACCAGCGCGACCAGGGCTTCCCGGTGGACGCCATCCTGGCCACCCTGGGCGGGCAGACGGCACTGAACACCGCGATCGCGCTGGACGAGGCCGGGATCCTGCAGAAGTACGACGTCGAGCTGATCGGCGCCGACATCCCGGCCATCCAGCGCGGCGAGGACCGGCAGATCTTCAAGGACATCGTCCGCGAGATCGGCGGCGACGTCCCGGATTCCGCGGTCTGCCACTCCATGGAGGAGGTCCGCGCGACGGTCGAGAAGCTCGGCCTCCCGGTCGTCATCCGGCCGTCGTTCACCATGGGCGGCCTCGGGTCCGGCCTGGCCTACACCCCCGACGACCTCGAGCGGATCGCGTCCATCGGGCTGGCCGCGTCGCCGGTCCACGAGGTGCTGATCGAGGAGTCGGTGCTCGGCTGGAAGGAGTACGAGCTGGAGCTGATGCGCGACGGCGCGGACAACGCGGTCGTGGTCTGCTCCATCGAGAACATCGACCCCATGGGGGTGCACACCGGCGACTCGATGACCGTGGCCCCGGCCATGACCCTGACCGACCGCGAGTTCCAGAAGATGCGCGACGTCGGCTTCCAGGTGCTCCGTGCGGTCGGGGTGGCCACCGGCGGCTGCAACATCCAGTTCGCGATCCACCCGGACACCGGCCGGATGATCGTCATCGAGATGAACCCCCGGGTGTCGCGGTCGTCGGCGCTGGCCTCCAAGGCGACCGGTTTCCCGATCGCCAAGATCGCCGCGAAGCTCGCCATCGGCTACCTGCTGGGCGAGATCGCCAACGACATCACCAAGGCCACCCCGGCGGCGTTCGAGCCGTCGCTGGACTACGTCGTGGTCAAGATCCCGCGGTTCGCGTTCGAGAAGTTCCCGGGCGCGGACCCGACGCTGACCACCACGATGAAGTCGGTCGGCGAGGCGATGAGCATCGGCCGCAGCTTCGCGGAGGCGTTCGGCAAGGCCCTGCGCTCCATGGAGACCAAGAACCTGGGCTTCTTCACCACTCCCGACCCGGACGGGGAGACCGTCGACGCTCTCCTCGCCGCGGCCGCGGTCCCCACCGACGGCCGCATCTTCCAGGTCGAGCGGGCGCTGCGGCTGGGCGCCTCCGTCGCGCAGGTGCACGACGCCACCGGCATCGACCCGTGGTTCCTCGACCAGATCGTGCTGATCCAGTCGGTCGCCGCTGAAGTCACGGCCGCGGAGGAGCTCTCGGCCGACCTGCTCCGGAAGGCCAAGCGCTACGGGCTGAGCGACCTGCAGATCGCCCGGGTCCGCTCCACCGCAACGGCTGTCGTGTCCGAGAAGAGCATCCGCGAGGTCCGGCGGGCGCTGGGTGTGCGACCGGTCTACAAGACCGTGGACACCTGTGCCGCGGAGTTCGAGGCGTTCACGCCGTACCACTACTCGGCCTACGAGACCGATCCGGCCGCCGAGTCCGAGGTCGCCCCGCAGACCGAGCGGCCCAAGGTGATCATCCTCGGGTCCGGCCCGAACCGGATCGGCCAGGGCATCGAGTTCGACTACTCCTGTGTGCACGCCGCGATGGCGCTGCGCGACGCCGGCTACGAGACCGTGATGGTCAACTGCAACCCCGAGACGGTGTCCACCGACTACGACACCTCCGACCGCCTCTACTTCGAGCCGCTGACGGCCGAGGACGTCCTCGAGGTCATCGCCGCCGAACAGGAGTCGGGCACCGTCGCCGGCGTCATCGTCACCCTCGGCGGCCAGACCCCGCTGAAGCTGGCCGGCATCCTCGAGGAGGAGGGCGTCCCGCTGCTCGGGACCTCGCCCGACGCCATCGATCTCGCCGAGGACCGGGCCCGCTTCGGGGCGCTGCTCGCCGAGGCCGGGCTGCCCGCGCCGTCGTTCGGGATGGCCACCTCGTTCGACGACGCGTCCGCCGTCGCCGCCCGCATCGGGTACCCGGTGCTGGTCCGGCCGTCGTACGTGCTGGGTGGCCGCGGGATGGAGATCGTCTACGACGAGCCGTCGCTGGCCGACTACATCTCCCGTGCCACCGAGATCACCGACACCGCCCCGGTGATGGTCGACCGCTTCCTCGACGACGCCATCGAGATCGACGTGGACGCGCTGTGCGACGGCACCGACGTCTACCTGGGCGGCGTGATGGAGCACATCGAGGAGGCCGGCGTGCACTCCGGCGACTCGGCCTGCGTGCTGCCGCCGATCACCCTGGGCCACAGCGACATCGAGAAGGTCCGCCGCTACACCGAGCGGATCGCCCTCGACGGCGGGGTCCGCGGGCTGCTCAACGTCCAGTACGCGCTCAAGGGCGAGACCCTCTACGTGCTGGAGGCCAACCCGCGGGCGTCCCGGACGGTGCCGTTCTCGTCCAAGGCGACCGCCGTGCCGCTGGCCAAGGCCGCCGCGCGGATCATGACCGGCTCCACCATCGCCGAGCTCCGCTCCGAGGGCATGCTGATGCCCCACGGCGACGGCGGCACCCTCCCCGACGGCGCCCCGGTGGCGGTCAAGGAAGCGGTCATGCCGTTCCACCGCTTCCGGCGCCCCGACGGCACCGGCGTGGACACCGTCCTCGGACCCGAGATGCGGTCCACCGGTGAGGTGATGGGCATCGACGCCGCCTTCGGGCCGGCGTTCGCCAAGTCCCAGACCGGCTCCTACGGCTCGCTGCCGCTGAAGGGCACCGTGTTCGTCTCGGTGGCCAACCGCGACAAGCGGTCGATGGTGTTCCCGATCAAGCGACTCGCCGACATCGGCTTCACCGTGGTGGCCACCGCCGGCACCGCGGAGATGCTGCGCCGCAACGGCATGGCGGTGCAGGTCGTGCGCAAGCACTTCGAGGGTGCGGGCAACGTGGTCGAGATGATCCGGGCCGGCGAGATCGATCTGGTCATCAACACCCCGTACGGCCAGTCCGGCACCCGCGTCGACGGTTTCGAGATCCGCACCGCCGCGGTCAGCGCCGACATCCCCTGCATCACCACGGTCGCCGGTGCGGCGGCGGCCATCCAGGGCATCGAGGCGATGGTCCGCGGCAACGTCGGTGTCGCGTCGCTGCAGAACCTGCAGGCGCGGCTGCGCGCCGCCGTCGAGAAGGCCGATGTGGCGGCCGCCGCGGCGTCGGCTGCGGTGTCGTGA
- the carA gene encoding glutamine-hydrolyzing carbamoyl-phosphate synthase small subunit codes for MTHSPAVLVLEDGRVFGGSAFGATGTAFGEAVFATGMTGYQETLTDPSYRRQVVVATAPQIGNTGWVPEDDESAGIQVAGFVVRDLSPAPSNWRASHSLPDAMTAQGVVGISGIDTRALTRHLRSRGAMRCGIFTGDAVVGTDDMVAAVREIPDMAGLSLTDEVSTTETYTVPAQGEPRFSVAAVDLGIKANTPRSFAARGITTHVVPASVTLEEILALGVDGVFLSNGPGDPATADHAVALTRQILERRIPLFGICFGNQILGRALGFGTYKLKFGHRGINQPVVDHHTGATMVTSQNHGFAVDAPAGEDLATGFGTVRVGFSSLNDGVVEGLTCLDVPAFSVQFHPEAAAGPHDAGYLFDRFIELLELAAAAPADTVTASDVKEL; via the coding sequence ATGACCCACAGTCCTGCAGTCCTGGTCCTCGAGGACGGCCGTGTCTTCGGCGGCAGCGCGTTCGGCGCCACCGGCACCGCCTTCGGCGAGGCCGTCTTCGCCACCGGCATGACCGGTTACCAGGAGACGCTGACCGACCCGTCCTACCGCCGTCAGGTGGTGGTGGCCACCGCACCGCAGATCGGCAACACCGGCTGGGTTCCCGAGGACGACGAGTCCGCCGGCATCCAGGTCGCCGGGTTCGTCGTCCGCGACCTGTCGCCGGCCCCGTCGAACTGGCGCGCGTCGCACTCGTTGCCCGATGCGATGACCGCGCAGGGCGTCGTCGGCATCTCCGGCATCGACACCCGGGCACTGACCCGGCACCTGCGCAGCCGTGGGGCGATGCGCTGCGGCATCTTCACCGGCGACGCCGTCGTCGGGACCGACGACATGGTCGCCGCCGTCCGGGAGATCCCCGACATGGCCGGGCTCAGCCTGACCGACGAGGTGTCCACCACCGAGACCTACACCGTGCCCGCACAGGGCGAGCCGCGGTTCAGCGTCGCCGCGGTCGATCTCGGGATCAAGGCCAACACCCCACGCTCGTTCGCCGCCCGCGGCATCACCACCCACGTGGTGCCGGCGTCGGTGACCCTGGAGGAGATCCTCGCGCTGGGGGTGGACGGGGTGTTCCTGTCCAACGGCCCCGGCGACCCGGCCACCGCCGACCACGCGGTCGCCCTGACCCGGCAGATCCTCGAGCGGCGCATCCCGCTGTTCGGCATCTGCTTCGGCAACCAGATCCTCGGCCGCGCGTTGGGTTTCGGCACCTACAAGCTCAAGTTCGGGCACCGCGGCATCAACCAGCCGGTGGTGGACCACCACACCGGCGCCACGATGGTGACGAGCCAGAACCACGGCTTCGCCGTCGACGCTCCTGCGGGCGAGGACCTCGCGACCGGCTTCGGCACCGTCCGGGTCGGCTTCTCCTCGCTCAACGACGGCGTCGTCGAAGGGCTGACCTGCCTTGACGTGCCGGCCTTCTCGGTGCAGTTCCACCCCGAGGCGGCCGCCGGCCCGCACGACGCCGGCTACCTGTTCGACCGGTTCATCGAGCTGCTCGAGCTGGCTGCGGCCGCTCCGGCCGACACCGTCACCGCCTCCGACGTAAAGGAACTCTGA
- a CDS encoding dihydroorotase: MSGTVLITGTRPYGGEAVDVLLADGVVAAIGADAAAGADADALRVDGAGTVLLPGLVDLHTHLREPGREDAETVETGSRAAALGGYTAVFAMPNTDPTADTAGVVEQVFRLGQAVGLVDVQPIGAVTVGRRGERLAELAAMADSAANVRVFSDDGDCVSDPLLMRRSLEYVKTFGGVIAQHAQEPRLTVGAQMHEGDVSARLGMVGWPAVAEEAIIARDCLLTDHVDSRLHVCHLSTAGSVAVIAAAKARGTRVTAEVTPHHLVLTDTLAEDYDPVFKVNPPLRTASDVEAVRRGLADGTIDIVATDHAPHAPQHKECEWDQASPGMLGLQTALSVVVDTMVNPGLLDWRGVARVMSENPAAIGGLVDHGRPVAVGEPANLTLVDPAAEWTVRGAELASLSANTPFEGHVLPARVVATFLRGRPTVLDGRLQDPTAAAATTPAGRS; this comes from the coding sequence ATGAGCGGCACCGTCCTGATCACCGGCACCCGCCCGTACGGTGGCGAGGCCGTCGACGTGCTGCTGGCCGACGGGGTCGTCGCCGCCATCGGCGCCGACGCCGCGGCCGGTGCCGACGCCGACGCCCTGCGGGTCGACGGCGCGGGCACGGTGCTGCTGCCGGGCCTGGTCGACCTGCACACCCACCTGCGCGAGCCGGGCCGGGAGGACGCCGAGACGGTCGAGACCGGTTCGCGCGCCGCCGCTCTGGGCGGTTACACCGCCGTCTTCGCGATGCCCAACACCGATCCCACCGCCGACACCGCCGGCGTGGTCGAGCAGGTCTTCCGGCTCGGGCAGGCCGTCGGCCTGGTCGACGTGCAGCCCATCGGCGCGGTGACCGTCGGACGTCGCGGGGAGCGGCTCGCCGAGCTCGCCGCGATGGCCGACTCGGCGGCGAACGTCCGGGTGTTCTCCGACGACGGCGACTGCGTCTCCGACCCGTTGCTGATGCGCCGGTCGCTCGAGTACGTGAAGACGTTCGGCGGGGTCATCGCCCAGCACGCCCAGGAGCCGCGGCTCACCGTCGGTGCGCAGATGCACGAAGGTGACGTATCCGCCCGCCTCGGCATGGTCGGCTGGCCGGCCGTCGCCGAGGAGGCGATCATCGCCCGGGACTGCCTGCTCACCGACCACGTCGACTCCCGGCTGCACGTCTGCCACCTGTCCACCGCCGGTTCCGTGGCGGTGATCGCCGCGGCCAAGGCGCGCGGCACCCGGGTCACCGCCGAGGTCACCCCGCACCACCTGGTGCTGACCGACACCCTCGCCGAGGACTACGACCCGGTCTTCAAGGTCAACCCGCCACTGCGCACCGCGAGTGACGTCGAGGCGGTGCGGCGCGGTCTGGCCGACGGCACCATCGACATCGTCGCCACCGACCACGCCCCGCACGCCCCGCAGCACAAGGAGTGCGAGTGGGACCAGGCGAGCCCAGGGATGCTCGGGCTGCAGACCGCGCTGTCGGTCGTCGTCGACACCATGGTGAACCCCGGGCTGCTGGACTGGCGCGGCGTCGCCCGGGTGATGAGCGAGAACCCCGCCGCCATCGGCGGTCTCGTCGACCACGGACGCCCGGTCGCGGTGGGGGAGCCGGCCAACCTGACGCTGGTCGACCCGGCCGCCGAGTGGACCGTCCGGGGCGCGGAGCTCGCCAGCCTGTCGGCGAACACGCCGTTCGAGGGCCACGTGCTGCCGGCGCGGGTCGTCGCCACCTTCCTGCGCGGTCGCCCGACCGTGCTCGACGGCCGACTGCAGGATCCGACCGCAGCCGCGGCCACGACTCCGGCCGGACGGAGCTGA